A stretch of the Ammoniphilus sp. CFH 90114 genome encodes the following:
- a CDS encoding ABC transporter permease, with amino-acid sequence MKSWARGSRMYVQMVNASIRAQMQYRYAFFMNIIGWAMSYAGTAVTMWVMLHSFGSLEGWTLWELIFLFALAVLSWGICVLFFFHFRSLDQYILNGTFDRFLVRPIHPFFHFMAMKFDIGAFGQLLFSIVAVAIAYHQLQLEWTIGKWGIFAGAVLGGTLIQGGLLVLISAIAFWTTRSERFYWVVMFPAKSMMNYPLTLYPRIIQWVVIVVIPFAFVNYLPALLLLDKSHPFYSSYWGSMSAVIGLIFFWICYRIWMLGLDRYKSTGS; translated from the coding sequence ATGAAATCCTGGGCACGTGGAAGTAGGATGTACGTTCAGATGGTGAACGCAAGTATAAGAGCCCAAATGCAGTATCGTTATGCTTTCTTCATGAATATTATCGGTTGGGCGATGAGTTATGCTGGGACGGCTGTAACCATGTGGGTCATGCTTCACTCATTTGGATCTCTAGAAGGATGGACTCTATGGGAATTAATCTTTTTATTTGCTTTAGCTGTCCTATCATGGGGTATTTGTGTTCTCTTTTTCTTTCATTTTCGCAGTTTAGACCAATATATTCTAAACGGTACCTTTGATCGTTTTTTAGTTCGCCCGATCCATCCCTTTTTTCATTTCATGGCGATGAAATTTGATATCGGTGCTTTCGGACAACTGTTATTTAGTATCGTAGCTGTAGCGATTGCTTATCATCAACTTCAATTGGAATGGACAATCGGTAAATGGGGAATCTTTGCAGGTGCTGTCCTAGGAGGAACCCTCATACAGGGGGGATTACTAGTTCTTATCTCTGCGATTGCATTTTGGACAACACGATCAGAAAGATTTTATTGGGTTGTGATGTTCCCAGCCAAAAGCATGATGAATTATCCTTTAACCCTTTATCCACGAATTATCCAATGGGTTGTGATTGTCGTCATTCCTTTTGCTTTTGTAAACTATCTTCCGGCCCTTCTATTACTTGATAAGAGTCATCCATTCTACTCCTCGTATTGGGGGTCAATGAGTGCAGTCATAGGTCTTATTTTTTTCTGGATCTGTTATCGAATATGGATGCTTGGATTAGATCGATATAAAAGTACGGGTTCTTAA
- a CDS encoding ABC-2 family transporter protein, translating to MRSLRMYLEFSRKAFQRSAAYRFDAWTRLLSNIIFLFMWGFIWHGLYSGKEPVSGVTFESMLSYIIISQMLQGIHGAGTPLWEIQERVRTGDIAMEMMRPYDYPTRSLFSDFGNIAFHMITAVLPLYIVLFFSFDLNMPTTLSQWGLFVFSAFLGYLIRYSLELTFGLFTFWLIETGGVEDIFYFSISLFSGSVIPLWFFPDWLEFVARFLPFQGIFFVPNSIFVGQLQGEELYLALATQILWLFICYALLRWVWSRASNKIVVQGG from the coding sequence GTGAGGTCACTTCGGATGTATCTAGAGTTCTCGCGCAAAGCCTTTCAGCGGTCAGCTGCTTATCGGTTTGATGCCTGGACGCGGTTATTATCAAACATTATCTTTTTATTTATGTGGGGGTTTATCTGGCATGGGTTATATAGTGGGAAAGAGCCAGTCAGCGGGGTAACTTTTGAATCGATGCTGAGCTATATCATCATTAGTCAAATGTTACAGGGGATTCACGGAGCAGGGACTCCTCTTTGGGAGATCCAAGAAAGAGTACGTACCGGTGACATCGCGATGGAAATGATGAGACCGTATGACTATCCGACGCGAAGCTTATTTTCAGACTTCGGCAACATTGCGTTTCACATGATTACAGCTGTTCTTCCCTTATATATTGTGTTGTTCTTCAGTTTCGACTTGAACATGCCTACAACTCTTAGCCAGTGGGGGCTGTTTGTGTTCTCTGCCTTTCTTGGTTACCTTATTCGTTACAGTCTTGAATTAACCTTCGGTTTATTTACCTTCTGGTTGATAGAAACCGGTGGGGTAGAGGATATTTTCTACTTTTCCATTTCCCTTTTCTCTGGCTCTGTCATTCCGTTATGGTTTTTTCCAGACTGGCTAGAGTTCGTTGCACGATTCCTTCCCTTTCAGGGGATCTTCTTTGTGCCAAATTCTATATTTGTAGGTCAATTACAGGGAGAAGAGCTATACCTTGCCTTGGCCACTCAGATCCTCTGGCTGTTCATCTGTTATGCCCTTTTAAGATGGGTATGGTCAAGAGCCTCAAATAAAATTGTCGTGCAAGGGGGATAG
- a CDS encoding acyl-CoA dehydrogenase family protein, producing MNFSLTEDQVAVRKMVRQFVDREINPYIQEWDARGHFEANILKRLADLDLMGVCIPEKYGGIGMDYNTLAIICDELERGDTAFRTAVSVHTGLNSMTLLQWGNEYQKEKYLVPQARGEKVGAFGLTEPNAGSDVAAMLTTAKLDGDHYILNGSKTWISLCDIADHFLIFAKTNKEKQHHGISCFIVERQYPGVTTKAIKGKLGIRAGNTGEVFLEEVRVPKENLLGQEGEGFKIAMSALDNGRFTVAAGACGLINACLEASIKYCHERKTFGKEIGRHQLVQQMIAKMSANLETSRLLVYQAGWLKNEGKRNTRETSLAKWLACDAAFEAANDAVQIHGAYGYSNEYPVERYLRNSKAPVIYEGTREIHTIMQAEYALGYRTDKPLNQMLPSWPFE from the coding sequence TTGAATTTTTCTTTAACAGAAGATCAAGTAGCCGTTCGGAAGATGGTTCGCCAATTTGTGGACCGAGAGATTAACCCCTACATACAAGAGTGGGATGCAAGAGGTCACTTTGAAGCCAATATCTTAAAGAGATTGGCCGATCTAGACCTGATGGGAGTCTGTATACCTGAGAAGTATGGTGGAATAGGAATGGACTATAACACACTAGCCATCATTTGTGATGAGCTAGAACGGGGAGATACTGCCTTTCGAACAGCCGTTTCTGTTCACACCGGATTAAACAGTATGACCTTACTTCAATGGGGGAATGAGTACCAAAAGGAAAAATATTTAGTTCCCCAGGCGCGGGGGGAAAAGGTGGGAGCGTTTGGACTGACAGAGCCTAATGCCGGTTCGGATGTAGCTGCTATGTTAACCACCGCAAAATTAGATGGAGACCATTATATCCTCAACGGATCTAAAACTTGGATTTCCCTCTGTGACATTGCTGACCACTTTCTTATCTTTGCTAAAACGAATAAAGAAAAACAGCATCATGGAATTAGTTGCTTTATCGTAGAACGGCAATACCCTGGCGTCACAACGAAGGCCATTAAAGGAAAGTTAGGAATTCGAGCTGGTAATACGGGTGAAGTTTTCTTAGAAGAAGTTAGAGTGCCGAAGGAAAACTTGTTAGGGCAAGAGGGAGAAGGATTTAAAATTGCCATGTCTGCCTTAGATAACGGACGGTTTACCGTTGCAGCGGGGGCATGTGGACTCATTAACGCTTGCTTAGAAGCGAGTATTAAATATTGTCATGAACGAAAGACGTTCGGAAAAGAAATCGGACGGCACCAGCTAGTTCAGCAGATGATTGCTAAGATGTCCGCTAATCTTGAAACTTCGCGACTTCTTGTGTACCAGGCTGGATGGCTGAAGAATGAAGGGAAACGCAATACCAGAGAAACATCTCTTGCCAAGTGGTTGGCCTGTGATGCAGCATTCGAAGCCGCAAATGATGCCGTGCAAATCCATGGAGCCTATGGCTATTCTAACGAATATCCGGTAGAACGGTATCTACGAAACTCTAAAGCTCCAGTCATCTACGAAGGTACAAGAGAAATTCACACGATTATGCAAGCTGAGTATGCACTGGGATATCGGACAGATAAACCGCTAAATCAGATGTTGCCTTCTTGGCCTTTTGAATAA
- a CDS encoding CaiB/BaiF CoA-transferase family protein, giving the protein MASSALGKLKILDLTRVLAGPFCTMILGDLGADVIKIESPHVKDDTRHWGPPYASTESAYYLCANRNKRAITLDLKSEKGKEIFKSLVAQSDIVVQNFKAGTMESLGLSYEVLHDINPQLILASISGFGHTGPYSKEPGYDYIIQAMSGLMSITGDQGSGPTKVGVAIADVLTGLYTAVGILAAINERNHSGQGQSIDISLFDSQISALVNVASNYLISGDIPSLLGNQHPNIVPYQVFPTKDQDMVVAVGNDNQFKRFAEVLGMAELGVNDKFITNPNRLKHRQELTTIITEKMKQRSAAEWQLLLKEAGVPNGPINNMQQVFEHPQVRDRNMVVKMNHPTANQIQLVGSPLKLSRTKVEMRRHPPLYGEHTEMVLRELGYTEDQIINMKKNKEI; this is encoded by the coding sequence GTCCTTGCTGGTCCATTTTGCACGATGATTCTAGGAGATTTAGGTGCAGACGTAATTAAAATAGAGAGTCCCCACGTAAAAGATGACACACGTCACTGGGGTCCTCCTTATGCCAGTACAGAGAGCGCGTATTACTTATGTGCTAACCGTAATAAGAGAGCCATAACCCTTGATTTAAAAAGTGAAAAAGGAAAAGAAATCTTCAAGTCTCTTGTTGCACAGTCAGATATTGTCGTCCAAAACTTTAAAGCTGGTACCATGGAAAGTTTAGGCTTAAGCTACGAAGTTCTTCATGATATAAATCCACAACTCATATTGGCCTCCATTTCAGGCTTTGGTCATACGGGGCCGTACAGTAAGGAGCCCGGTTATGATTACATCATTCAGGCCATGTCCGGACTCATGAGCATTACAGGAGACCAAGGAAGCGGCCCTACGAAAGTTGGGGTTGCCATCGCTGATGTGTTAACAGGACTTTATACAGCGGTTGGCATACTCGCCGCCATAAATGAAAGAAATCATTCAGGACAAGGTCAAAGTATTGATATTTCTTTATTCGATTCACAGATCTCCGCCTTAGTTAATGTGGCTAGTAATTATCTCATCTCAGGAGACATTCCATCTCTACTTGGAAACCAACACCCCAACATCGTTCCATATCAGGTTTTCCCCACAAAAGATCAAGACATGGTGGTAGCAGTCGGTAATGATAACCAATTCAAGAGGTTTGCTGAAGTCTTAGGGATGGCAGAACTTGGAGTAAATGATAAGTTCATAACCAATCCGAACCGACTAAAGCACCGACAAGAACTCACCACAATCATCACAGAAAAGATGAAGCAAAGGTCAGCAGCCGAATGGCAACTATTATTAAAAGAAGCTGGCGTACCTAATGGACCCATCAACAATATGCAACAGGTATTTGAACATCCTCAAGTCAGAGACAGGAATATGGTTGTAAAGATGAATCATCCAACCGCCAATCAAATACAACTAGTAGGCTCTCCATTAAAGCTATCAAGAACAAAGGTGGAGATGAGAAGACATCCTCCTTTATACGGAGAACATACCGAAATGGTTTTACGTGAACTGGGCTATACCGAAGACCAAATCATAAATATGAAAAAAAACAAAGAGATCTAG